A DNA window from Pseudorasbora parva isolate DD20220531a chromosome 19, ASM2467924v1, whole genome shotgun sequence contains the following coding sequences:
- the brd2a gene encoding bromodomain-containing protein 2a isoform X2, whose protein sequence is METAISPPFDSSLGGGDGMQGVTMMDHTISGPGKRIRKPSLLYEGFEGPALPQIHQSGPPQPPVRDPNRQGRMTNQLQFLQKALQKTLWRHHFAWPFHEPVDASKLNLPDYYNIIKQPMDMGTIKKRLENNYYRSASECMQDFNTMFTNCYIYNKPTDDIVLMAQSLEKAFLQKVAQMPQEEEEIPAPVPRGKPGKLKKGHKLISGGFTTAHQVPAISSVSQSAYSPPTPDTPDSVLSTPPQLLITKTLPPTSHSTPALLGLPPTQPTAKKKGVKRKADTTTPTTTGMPLTMGVGGMGLSLGGGDSPLTISAYSADPKQSLSLGLNLGLGGGLIGDKVPARRGGSGRPIKPPRKDLPDSQNQHQPVRRGRLSQQLRYCSTILKELLSKKHTAYAWPFYKPVDVSLLGLHDYHEIIKCPMDLSTIKRKMDHREYRDALQFAADIRLMFSNCYKYNPPDHDVVSMARKLQDVFEFRFAKMPDEPLESIAPASLGGGLGGHSSSSSSSSSSSSESDVSSESESESSPSSDSEEERAHRLAQLQEQLRAVHEQLAALSSTPIVKPKKKKEKKDKKKKKKPEKHKRARSMMEEEVVIRPPKTPKLSKTPKSKSNSKAATSTQGKKSSSKKSNKSKSSKKSQAASFNPISMSHGGLTPHYDSEEEEETSPMSYDEKRQLSLDINRLPGEKLGRVVHIIQSREPSLRDTNPEEIEIDFETLKPSTLRELERYVMMCLRKKPRKPYVAGKGAAGKSREELALEKKRELERRLQDVSGQLNSGKKPQKTKVEKPTAVEPHAMASRLSASSSSSDSSSSSSSSSSSDTSDSDSG, encoded by the exons ATGGAGACGGCCATTAGCCCGCCCTTTGACAG CTCTTTGGGTGGGGGCGACGGCATGCAGGGGGTCACAATGATGGATCATACCATCTCCGGACCCGGCAAGCGTATCCGCAAGCCGTCGCTGCTGTATGAAGGTTTTGAAGGGCCTGCACTGCCCCAGATACACCAATCCGGACCCCCCCAACCCCCTGTACGGGACCCCAATCGACAGGGTCGCATGACCAAccaactgcagttcctccagaaggctttacagaagaCACTGTGGAGGCATCACTTCGCCTGGCCTTTTCATGAGCCAGTGGACGCTTCCAAGCTCAATCTCCCT GATTATTATAACATCATTAAGCAGCCGATGGACATGGGCACCATCAAGAAAAGACTCGAGAACAATTATTACCGCAGTGCCAGCGAGTGCATGCAGGATTTCAACACCATGTTCACCAACTGCTACATCTACAACAAG CCAACAGATGATATCGTCCTGATGGCCCAGTCTCTGGAGAAGGCTTTCCTGCAGAAGGTTGCACAGATGCCCCAAGAGGAAGAAGAGATTCCCGCACCGGTCCCCAGGGGCAAACCGGGAAAACTTAAAAAAGGCCACAAATTAA TTTCAGGTGGATTCACGACAGCTCATCAGGTCCCTGCTATATCTTCTGTATCCCAGTCTGCCTACTCACCTCCCACTCCAGACACCCCAGACTCAGTGTTGTCCACCCCACCTCAGCTGCTTATAACCAAGACTTTGCCTCCCACTTCACATAGCACCCCTGCACTGCTGGGCCTTCCACCTACTCAACCTACCGCAAAG AAAAAGGGCGTCAAGCGCAAGGCAGACACAACCACCCCGACCACCACAGGCATGCCCCTCACTATGGGTGTAGGTGGTATGGGTCTCAGCTTGGGCGGCGGTGACTCCCCGCTCACCATCTCCGCTTATAGTGCAGACCCCAAACAAAGCCTGTCCCTTGGCCTGAACCTGGGTCTTGGCGGAGGCCTGATTGGAGACAAAGTTCCTGCAAGACGAGGTGGCAGTGGCAGGCCCATCAAGCCACCGCGGAAAGACTTGCCCGACTCCCAGAATCAACATCAGCCGGTGCGGCGTGGGAGGCTGAGCCAGCAGCTACGGTACTGCAGCACGATTCTCAAGGAGCTGCTGTCGAAGAAGCACACAGCCTACGCCTGGCCTTTCTACAAGCCGGTGGATGTTTCCTTACTGGGACTGCATGACTATCACGAAATTATCAAGTGTCCCATGGATCTTAGCACTATAAAG AGGAAAATGGATCATCGGGAGTACCGGGATGCATTGCAGTTCGCTGCTGACATCAGGCTAATGTTTTCAAACTGTTACAAGTACAATCCCCCAGATCACGATGTGGTGTCCATGGCACGAAAATTACAG GATGTCTTTGAGTTCCGCTTCGCCAAGATGCCCGACGAGCCCCTCGAGTCCATCGCACCTGCGTCCCTGGGCGGTGGCCTGGGCGGtcactcctcctcttcctcctcctcttcctcctcgtcGTCAGAGAGTGACGTGAGCAGCGAGAGTGAGAGCGAGAGCAGCCCGAGCTCTGACAGTGAGGAGGAGAGAGCGCATCGCCTGGCCCAGCTTCAGGAACAG TTGAGGGCGGTGCACGAGCAGCTGGCTGCGCTGTCCTCTACGCCCATCGTCAAGCccaagaagaagaaagaaaagaaagacaagaagaaaaagaagaagccGGAGAAACACAAGCGGGCCAGGAGTATGATGGAGGAGGAGGTAGTCATTCGGCCGCCGAAAACGCCAAAACTCTCCAAGACACCAAAGAGCAAGAGCAACAGCAAAGCGGCGACCTCCACTCAGGGCAAGAAGAGCTCCAGTAAGAAGAGCAACAAGAGCAA ATCCTCAAAGAAATCTCAAGCCGCATCTTTTAACCCCATCTCTATGAGCCATGGTGGTCTTACGCCACACTATGACtcggaggaagaggaagagaccAGCCCCATGAGCTACGACGAGAAGCGGCAGCTCAGCCTGGACATCAACAGGCTGCCGGGCGAGAAACTAGGCCGCGTGGTCCACATCATCCAATCGCGAGAGCCCTCGCTGCGGGACACCAACCCAGAGGAGATCGAGATCGACTTTGAGACGCTCAAACCGTCCACGCTACGGGAACTAGAGCGCTACGTTATGATGTGTTTACGAAAGAAACCACGGAAACCTTATG TGGCAGGTAAAGGTGCGGCGGGAAAATCCCGTGAGGAGTTGGCTCTGGAGAAGAAGAGAGAACTGGAGAGAAGATTGCAGGACGTCAGCGGCCAGCTCAACTCCGGCAAGAAACCACAGAAAACCAAAG TGGAGAAGCCCACTGCGGTGGAACCCCATGCCATGGCGTCTCGTCTCAGCGCCAGCAGTTCCAGCTCAGACTCCTCCTCGTCGTCATCCTCTTCATCATCCTCTGACACCAGTGACTCAGACTCAGGCTGA
- the brd2a gene encoding bromodomain-containing protein 2a isoform X3 translates to MQGVTMMDHTISGPGKRIRKPSLLYEGFEGPALPQIHQSGPPQPPVRDPNRQGRMTNQLQFLQKALQKTLWRHHFAWPFHEPVDASKLNLPDYYNIIKQPMDMGTIKKRLENNYYRSASECMQDFNTMFTNCYIYNKPTDDIVLMAQSLEKAFLQKVAQMPQEEEEIPAPVPRGKPGKLKKGHKLISGGFTTAHQVPAISSVSQSAYSPPTPDTPDSVLSTPPQLLITKTLPPTSHSTPALLGLPPTQPTAKKKGVKRKADTTTPTTTGMPLTMGVGGMGLSLGGGDSPLTISAYSADPKQSLSLGLNLGLGGGLIGDKVPARRGGSGRPIKPPRKDLPDSQNQHQPVRRGRLSQQLRYCSTILKELLSKKHTAYAWPFYKPVDVSLLGLHDYHEIIKCPMDLSTIKRKMDHREYRDALQFAADIRLMFSNCYKYNPPDHDVVSMARKLQDVFEFRFAKMPDEPLESIAPASLGGGLGGHSSSSSSSSSSSSESDVSSESESESSPSSDSEEERAHRLAQLQEQVCTQLRAVHEQLAALSSTPIVKPKKKKEKKDKKKKKKPEKHKRARSMMEEEVVIRPPKTPKLSKTPKSKSNSKAATSTQGKKSSSKKSNKSKSSKKSQAASFNPISMSHGGLTPHYDSEEEEETSPMSYDEKRQLSLDINRLPGEKLGRVVHIIQSREPSLRDTNPEEIEIDFETLKPSTLRELERYVMMCLRKKPRKPYVAGKGAAGKSREELALEKKRELERRLQDVSGQLNSGKKPQKTKVEKPTAVEPHAMASRLSASSSSSDSSSSSSSSSSSDTSDSDSG, encoded by the exons ATGCAGGGGGTCACAATGATGGATCATACCATCTCCGGACCCGGCAAGCGTATCCGCAAGCCGTCGCTGCTGTATGAAGGTTTTGAAGGGCCTGCACTGCCCCAGATACACCAATCCGGACCCCCCCAACCCCCTGTACGGGACCCCAATCGACAGGGTCGCATGACCAAccaactgcagttcctccagaaggctttacagaagaCACTGTGGAGGCATCACTTCGCCTGGCCTTTTCATGAGCCAGTGGACGCTTCCAAGCTCAATCTCCCT GATTATTATAACATCATTAAGCAGCCGATGGACATGGGCACCATCAAGAAAAGACTCGAGAACAATTATTACCGCAGTGCCAGCGAGTGCATGCAGGATTTCAACACCATGTTCACCAACTGCTACATCTACAACAAG CCAACAGATGATATCGTCCTGATGGCCCAGTCTCTGGAGAAGGCTTTCCTGCAGAAGGTTGCACAGATGCCCCAAGAGGAAGAAGAGATTCCCGCACCGGTCCCCAGGGGCAAACCGGGAAAACTTAAAAAAGGCCACAAATTAA TTTCAGGTGGATTCACGACAGCTCATCAGGTCCCTGCTATATCTTCTGTATCCCAGTCTGCCTACTCACCTCCCACTCCAGACACCCCAGACTCAGTGTTGTCCACCCCACCTCAGCTGCTTATAACCAAGACTTTGCCTCCCACTTCACATAGCACCCCTGCACTGCTGGGCCTTCCACCTACTCAACCTACCGCAAAG AAAAAGGGCGTCAAGCGCAAGGCAGACACAACCACCCCGACCACCACAGGCATGCCCCTCACTATGGGTGTAGGTGGTATGGGTCTCAGCTTGGGCGGCGGTGACTCCCCGCTCACCATCTCCGCTTATAGTGCAGACCCCAAACAAAGCCTGTCCCTTGGCCTGAACCTGGGTCTTGGCGGAGGCCTGATTGGAGACAAAGTTCCTGCAAGACGAGGTGGCAGTGGCAGGCCCATCAAGCCACCGCGGAAAGACTTGCCCGACTCCCAGAATCAACATCAGCCGGTGCGGCGTGGGAGGCTGAGCCAGCAGCTACGGTACTGCAGCACGATTCTCAAGGAGCTGCTGTCGAAGAAGCACACAGCCTACGCCTGGCCTTTCTACAAGCCGGTGGATGTTTCCTTACTGGGACTGCATGACTATCACGAAATTATCAAGTGTCCCATGGATCTTAGCACTATAAAG AGGAAAATGGATCATCGGGAGTACCGGGATGCATTGCAGTTCGCTGCTGACATCAGGCTAATGTTTTCAAACTGTTACAAGTACAATCCCCCAGATCACGATGTGGTGTCCATGGCACGAAAATTACAG GATGTCTTTGAGTTCCGCTTCGCCAAGATGCCCGACGAGCCCCTCGAGTCCATCGCACCTGCGTCCCTGGGCGGTGGCCTGGGCGGtcactcctcctcttcctcctcctcttcctcctcgtcGTCAGAGAGTGACGTGAGCAGCGAGAGTGAGAGCGAGAGCAGCCCGAGCTCTGACAGTGAGGAGGAGAGAGCGCATCGCCTGGCCCAGCTTCAGGAACAGGTGTGTACACAG TTGAGGGCGGTGCACGAGCAGCTGGCTGCGCTGTCCTCTACGCCCATCGTCAAGCccaagaagaagaaagaaaagaaagacaagaagaaaaagaagaagccGGAGAAACACAAGCGGGCCAGGAGTATGATGGAGGAGGAGGTAGTCATTCGGCCGCCGAAAACGCCAAAACTCTCCAAGACACCAAAGAGCAAGAGCAACAGCAAAGCGGCGACCTCCACTCAGGGCAAGAAGAGCTCCAGTAAGAAGAGCAACAAGAGCAA ATCCTCAAAGAAATCTCAAGCCGCATCTTTTAACCCCATCTCTATGAGCCATGGTGGTCTTACGCCACACTATGACtcggaggaagaggaagagaccAGCCCCATGAGCTACGACGAGAAGCGGCAGCTCAGCCTGGACATCAACAGGCTGCCGGGCGAGAAACTAGGCCGCGTGGTCCACATCATCCAATCGCGAGAGCCCTCGCTGCGGGACACCAACCCAGAGGAGATCGAGATCGACTTTGAGACGCTCAAACCGTCCACGCTACGGGAACTAGAGCGCTACGTTATGATGTGTTTACGAAAGAAACCACGGAAACCTTATG TGGCAGGTAAAGGTGCGGCGGGAAAATCCCGTGAGGAGTTGGCTCTGGAGAAGAAGAGAGAACTGGAGAGAAGATTGCAGGACGTCAGCGGCCAGCTCAACTCCGGCAAGAAACCACAGAAAACCAAAG TGGAGAAGCCCACTGCGGTGGAACCCCATGCCATGGCGTCTCGTCTCAGCGCCAGCAGTTCCAGCTCAGACTCCTCCTCGTCGTCATCCTCTTCATCATCCTCTGACACCAGTGACTCAGACTCAGGCTGA
- the brd2a gene encoding bromodomain-containing protein 2a isoform X1, producing the protein METAISPPFDSSLGGGDGMQGVTMMDHTISGPGKRIRKPSLLYEGFEGPALPQIHQSGPPQPPVRDPNRQGRMTNQLQFLQKALQKTLWRHHFAWPFHEPVDASKLNLPDYYNIIKQPMDMGTIKKRLENNYYRSASECMQDFNTMFTNCYIYNKPTDDIVLMAQSLEKAFLQKVAQMPQEEEEIPAPVPRGKPGKLKKGHKLISGGFTTAHQVPAISSVSQSAYSPPTPDTPDSVLSTPPQLLITKTLPPTSHSTPALLGLPPTQPTAKKKGVKRKADTTTPTTTGMPLTMGVGGMGLSLGGGDSPLTISAYSADPKQSLSLGLNLGLGGGLIGDKVPARRGGSGRPIKPPRKDLPDSQNQHQPVRRGRLSQQLRYCSTILKELLSKKHTAYAWPFYKPVDVSLLGLHDYHEIIKCPMDLSTIKRKMDHREYRDALQFAADIRLMFSNCYKYNPPDHDVVSMARKLQDVFEFRFAKMPDEPLESIAPASLGGGLGGHSSSSSSSSSSSSESDVSSESESESSPSSDSEEERAHRLAQLQEQVCTQLRAVHEQLAALSSTPIVKPKKKKEKKDKKKKKKPEKHKRARSMMEEEVVIRPPKTPKLSKTPKSKSNSKAATSTQGKKSSSKKSNKSKSSKKSQAASFNPISMSHGGLTPHYDSEEEEETSPMSYDEKRQLSLDINRLPGEKLGRVVHIIQSREPSLRDTNPEEIEIDFETLKPSTLRELERYVMMCLRKKPRKPYVAGKGAAGKSREELALEKKRELERRLQDVSGQLNSGKKPQKTKVEKPTAVEPHAMASRLSASSSSSDSSSSSSSSSSSDTSDSDSG; encoded by the exons ATGGAGACGGCCATTAGCCCGCCCTTTGACAG CTCTTTGGGTGGGGGCGACGGCATGCAGGGGGTCACAATGATGGATCATACCATCTCCGGACCCGGCAAGCGTATCCGCAAGCCGTCGCTGCTGTATGAAGGTTTTGAAGGGCCTGCACTGCCCCAGATACACCAATCCGGACCCCCCCAACCCCCTGTACGGGACCCCAATCGACAGGGTCGCATGACCAAccaactgcagttcctccagaaggctttacagaagaCACTGTGGAGGCATCACTTCGCCTGGCCTTTTCATGAGCCAGTGGACGCTTCCAAGCTCAATCTCCCT GATTATTATAACATCATTAAGCAGCCGATGGACATGGGCACCATCAAGAAAAGACTCGAGAACAATTATTACCGCAGTGCCAGCGAGTGCATGCAGGATTTCAACACCATGTTCACCAACTGCTACATCTACAACAAG CCAACAGATGATATCGTCCTGATGGCCCAGTCTCTGGAGAAGGCTTTCCTGCAGAAGGTTGCACAGATGCCCCAAGAGGAAGAAGAGATTCCCGCACCGGTCCCCAGGGGCAAACCGGGAAAACTTAAAAAAGGCCACAAATTAA TTTCAGGTGGATTCACGACAGCTCATCAGGTCCCTGCTATATCTTCTGTATCCCAGTCTGCCTACTCACCTCCCACTCCAGACACCCCAGACTCAGTGTTGTCCACCCCACCTCAGCTGCTTATAACCAAGACTTTGCCTCCCACTTCACATAGCACCCCTGCACTGCTGGGCCTTCCACCTACTCAACCTACCGCAAAG AAAAAGGGCGTCAAGCGCAAGGCAGACACAACCACCCCGACCACCACAGGCATGCCCCTCACTATGGGTGTAGGTGGTATGGGTCTCAGCTTGGGCGGCGGTGACTCCCCGCTCACCATCTCCGCTTATAGTGCAGACCCCAAACAAAGCCTGTCCCTTGGCCTGAACCTGGGTCTTGGCGGAGGCCTGATTGGAGACAAAGTTCCTGCAAGACGAGGTGGCAGTGGCAGGCCCATCAAGCCACCGCGGAAAGACTTGCCCGACTCCCAGAATCAACATCAGCCGGTGCGGCGTGGGAGGCTGAGCCAGCAGCTACGGTACTGCAGCACGATTCTCAAGGAGCTGCTGTCGAAGAAGCACACAGCCTACGCCTGGCCTTTCTACAAGCCGGTGGATGTTTCCTTACTGGGACTGCATGACTATCACGAAATTATCAAGTGTCCCATGGATCTTAGCACTATAAAG AGGAAAATGGATCATCGGGAGTACCGGGATGCATTGCAGTTCGCTGCTGACATCAGGCTAATGTTTTCAAACTGTTACAAGTACAATCCCCCAGATCACGATGTGGTGTCCATGGCACGAAAATTACAG GATGTCTTTGAGTTCCGCTTCGCCAAGATGCCCGACGAGCCCCTCGAGTCCATCGCACCTGCGTCCCTGGGCGGTGGCCTGGGCGGtcactcctcctcttcctcctcctcttcctcctcgtcGTCAGAGAGTGACGTGAGCAGCGAGAGTGAGAGCGAGAGCAGCCCGAGCTCTGACAGTGAGGAGGAGAGAGCGCATCGCCTGGCCCAGCTTCAGGAACAGGTGTGTACACAG TTGAGGGCGGTGCACGAGCAGCTGGCTGCGCTGTCCTCTACGCCCATCGTCAAGCccaagaagaagaaagaaaagaaagacaagaagaaaaagaagaagccGGAGAAACACAAGCGGGCCAGGAGTATGATGGAGGAGGAGGTAGTCATTCGGCCGCCGAAAACGCCAAAACTCTCCAAGACACCAAAGAGCAAGAGCAACAGCAAAGCGGCGACCTCCACTCAGGGCAAGAAGAGCTCCAGTAAGAAGAGCAACAAGAGCAA ATCCTCAAAGAAATCTCAAGCCGCATCTTTTAACCCCATCTCTATGAGCCATGGTGGTCTTACGCCACACTATGACtcggaggaagaggaagagaccAGCCCCATGAGCTACGACGAGAAGCGGCAGCTCAGCCTGGACATCAACAGGCTGCCGGGCGAGAAACTAGGCCGCGTGGTCCACATCATCCAATCGCGAGAGCCCTCGCTGCGGGACACCAACCCAGAGGAGATCGAGATCGACTTTGAGACGCTCAAACCGTCCACGCTACGGGAACTAGAGCGCTACGTTATGATGTGTTTACGAAAGAAACCACGGAAACCTTATG TGGCAGGTAAAGGTGCGGCGGGAAAATCCCGTGAGGAGTTGGCTCTGGAGAAGAAGAGAGAACTGGAGAGAAGATTGCAGGACGTCAGCGGCCAGCTCAACTCCGGCAAGAAACCACAGAAAACCAAAG TGGAGAAGCCCACTGCGGTGGAACCCCATGCCATGGCGTCTCGTCTCAGCGCCAGCAGTTCCAGCTCAGACTCCTCCTCGTCGTCATCCTCTTCATCATCCTCTGACACCAGTGACTCAGACTCAGGCTGA